One Nitrospira sp. DNA window includes the following coding sequences:
- a CDS encoding Transcriptional regulator, LysR family — protein sequence MEFRHLRYFLAVADALHFTKAAEGLHVSQPALSAQVKQLEQEVGVPLFDRLGRSVHLTRAGMIFREHARRALREMELAQATIAQEEGLQRGQLTVGVVQTVNAYLVPEIVTRFSTKYPLVSLKLDELSGPDIEAGVENGALDMGIGFVPVTSERIENQPLFEEDFVLIASPGHRLAKRRQLSLSALAEESLILLPDIFCTRRLLNASFERVGAQPKIIVEMNSIEGILATVRTSRLATVLPRLSLGVGRNNGLRGIPLKNPTPRRGVGLLWKKGGYRSGAVRALAEQVKAVVKRYR from the coding sequence ATGGAATTCCGCCATCTTCGCTATTTCCTCGCCGTGGCCGACGCGCTCCATTTCACCAAGGCCGCCGAGGGCCTGCATGTGTCCCAGCCGGCCCTGTCTGCGCAGGTCAAACAGCTGGAACAGGAAGTGGGGGTGCCGCTGTTCGACCGCCTGGGGCGGTCCGTGCATTTGACGCGGGCCGGGATGATCTTTCGCGAGCATGCCAGGCGGGCCTTGCGGGAAATGGAATTGGCGCAAGCGACGATCGCCCAGGAAGAAGGCCTGCAGCGCGGCCAGCTCACGGTCGGCGTGGTGCAAACCGTCAACGCCTATTTGGTCCCAGAGATTGTGACCCGCTTTTCAACGAAGTATCCCCTGGTTTCGCTGAAACTCGACGAGTTGTCCGGTCCCGACATCGAAGCCGGCGTGGAGAACGGTGCGCTGGACATGGGCATCGGATTCGTGCCGGTGACCTCCGAGAGGATCGAGAACCAGCCGCTGTTCGAAGAGGATTTCGTCTTGATCGCCTCCCCCGGTCATCGCCTTGCCAAGCGCCGGCAGCTGTCCCTCTCGGCCTTGGCGGAGGAATCTTTGATTCTCTTGCCGGACATCTTCTGTACCCGCCGGTTGCTGAATGCGAGTTTCGAGCGTGTCGGCGCCCAGCCCAAGATCATTGTGGAGATGAATTCCATTGAAGGGATTCTGGCCACCGTCCGCACCAGCAGGCTGGCGACGGTGCTGCCTCGGTTGTCCTTAGGGGTCGGGCGCAATAATGGTCTGCGCGGCATTCCCCTCAAGAATCCGACCCCTCGACGGGGAGTCGGCCTGTTGTGGAAGAAGGGGGGCTATCGAAGCGGGGCGGTGAGGGCACTGGCCGAGCAGGTCAAGGCCGTCGTGAAGCGATACCGGTGA
- a CDS encoding Flavodoxin reductases (ferredoxin-NADPH reductases) family 1 codes for MAVMQSELAGTVATLWRYPVKSMRGEELNAAEITLRGLAGDRGYAVIDAETGKVASAKHPKKWGRLFDCRALLEPNHTNGHAAPVHVLLPDGQWAMSGTRDMDERLSALLGRTVRLTAAVPAAPQLEEYWPDVPGRARQDTVTDEAMPAGTLFDGALVHLMTTATLDALRRLYQEGRFEVRRFRPNLVVASPPGEPRFVENDWINRTVAIGQDLRLKVTGPCARCVMTTLPQGDLPEDPGILRTAVQHNRAAVGLYATVLAPGRIMRGDQVRLL; via the coding sequence ATGGCCGTCATGCAGTCCGAACTTGCCGGTACCGTCGCCACACTGTGGCGCTACCCCGTCAAATCCATGCGGGGAGAAGAACTGAATGCCGCGGAGATCACCCTGCGCGGCCTGGCCGGCGACCGAGGGTATGCCGTGATCGATGCGGAGACCGGGAAGGTCGCGAGCGCCAAACATCCCAAGAAATGGGGACGGCTGTTCGACTGTCGCGCCCTGCTGGAGCCGAACCATACGAACGGCCACGCAGCACCGGTGCATGTCCTGTTGCCGGACGGACAATGGGCCATGAGCGGGACAAGGGACATGGACGAGCGGTTGTCGGCCCTGTTGGGCCGGACCGTACGCTTGACCGCAGCTGTGCCTGCCGCCCCGCAACTCGAAGAATATTGGCCGGACGTGCCGGGACGCGCCAGACAGGATACCGTGACCGATGAAGCCATGCCGGCCGGCACTCTCTTCGATGGGGCGCTCGTCCACCTGATGACGACCGCCACCCTCGACGCCCTCCGTCGGCTGTATCAGGAAGGCCGGTTTGAAGTACGGCGGTTCCGGCCCAACCTCGTGGTGGCCTCTCCCCCTGGCGAGCCACGGTTTGTGGAAAATGATTGGATCAACCGCACGGTGGCGATCGGCCAAGATCTCCGGCTGAAGGTGACGGGGCCCTGCGCCCGTTGCGTCATGACGACCCTCCCCCAGGGAGACCTGCCGGAAGACCCCGGCATCCTTCGGACCGCCGTGCAACATAATCGGGCGGCCGTGGGCCTGTATGCCACGGTCCTTGCCCCCGGTCGAATCATGCGGGGAGACCAGGTCCGGCTGTTGTAA
- a CDS encoding Two-component transcriptional response regulator, LuxR family — protein sequence MGMAWPFGLSTGDKVCLGRVLVVDDEAPIRNLLRMMLTHAGYDVEEAEDGGKAVEVLNSGDNPLMVDAVICDIRMPRINGMEAIAYFRAQYPSLPVIVLTGYHDEQLANSLLKQGVVEHLEKPAERERILSSVAQAIARRRISFYP from the coding sequence ATGGGGATGGCCTGGCCGTTCGGACTCAGTACAGGTGACAAGGTCTGTCTGGGGCGGGTGCTGGTGGTGGATGATGAGGCGCCGATCCGAAACCTGCTGCGCATGATGTTGACTCATGCGGGGTACGACGTGGAGGAGGCGGAAGACGGCGGCAAGGCGGTGGAGGTCTTGAACAGCGGCGACAATCCGTTGATGGTGGATGCCGTCATTTGCGATATCCGCATGCCTCGTATCAACGGCATGGAGGCGATCGCCTATTTCCGCGCTCAATATCCTTCACTTCCGGTCATCGTCTTGACCGGGTACCACGACGAGCAGCTGGCCAATTCCCTGCTCAAGCAAGGGGTAGTGGAGCATTTGGAGAAACCGGCGGAACGGGAGCGAATCCTCTCGTCCGTCGCGCAGGCCATCGCCCGACGCCGGATCAGTTTCTATCCCTGA
- a CDS encoding High-affnity carbon uptake protein Hat/HatR: protein MKGSEQFAYKAFISYSHAADGKLAPALQSALHHFAKPWYRLRAMRTFRDKTSLAMTPELWPSIEKALGESEYFLLLASPQAAQSQWVQQEVAWWLQHRTADRFFIVLTDGDLSWDRATTDFNWTITTALPLNLQGRFKNEPLYVDLRWAKSEEKLSLRHSQFRAAILDIAAPLQGKPKDELDGEDVREYRKTKIFVGIAFALIVGSAVTALRQAWVAGQQRDEAERQRNVAVARQLAAQSISVVTQLPDELPLSVLLALESTRRVSSFEGNQALRAGLSLLPSAGSYPYAGPDVNRARTRALVLSGNGDLAAVGREDGIAEVMDLRQGKVIASFKPEASIEAGGDPSASGVTFKAPGVDAEMTALAFSPDGTLLASGSYDKTARLWDMSSGRELFRFIHEDGVVTVAFHPAGTYVATGSKDGTARIVSLDQRREVAKFKHEVEMREVLFSPSGTYLAGISTDGRISLWNMAARRIYRTWSRGEAGLGLAFSRDGKQLATANGDEAFIWDVETGKELFHCTHETAAAGGPGSWIQDVAFSPSGDHMATAGRDGTARVWSLTNRQEVVRLKHAAKVEAVAFSPDGTTISTASFDGTARLWELPSGRERLRAVHPGGAEVLSVAPDASSVASGGMDGSVTVWNMSSGDQRARLVHSDEVRAVGFSPDGNLIATGSSTSVQLWTAEGTPASSPATMRSRVDRLLFSEDGTHLVAEGTGSLVLMDVGKGLAVTDLPKFRRSGDQALHPRYLAAWDRERRSLRLWEKAGARELSPLSIDGIDKLVFDSTGTVLAGTQRTDDHGNGVVQVWALPEWRRVGSPLPIQAASKFALSPGGRYLAMEVSERAEGKLLHNSFVDVWEVATSQRIARLPQAQEIKRIAFHPQGTTLCIVAQPDDVQVWELPEGTLKTHLKHARDIQSLRFSNEDHILATISEGRVSIWDASTGRILSQLTDAGYVRDVRFSPNGRTLLTGSVEGTAVVWLWKTDDLQAEACRRLTRNLTEDEWRQYLGDEPYRKTCPNLP, encoded by the coding sequence ATGAAGGGTTCAGAACAGTTCGCGTACAAGGCCTTCATTTCCTACAGCCACGCGGCGGACGGCAAGCTGGCGCCGGCGCTGCAGTCCGCCCTCCACCATTTTGCCAAGCCCTGGTACCGGCTCCGCGCGATGCGGACCTTTCGCGACAAGACCAGCCTCGCCATGACGCCCGAACTGTGGCCCTCGATCGAGAAAGCCCTCGGCGAGTCCGAATATTTTCTCCTCCTCGCCTCGCCTCAAGCGGCGCAGTCGCAATGGGTGCAACAGGAGGTTGCCTGGTGGTTGCAGCACCGCACTGCCGACAGGTTCTTTATCGTGCTGACGGACGGGGACCTGTCTTGGGATCGCGCAACGACTGATTTCAATTGGACCATCACCACCGCGCTCCCGCTGAATCTCCAGGGCCGATTCAAGAACGAACCGCTCTATGTCGATCTGCGCTGGGCCAAGTCCGAAGAGAAGCTCTCACTGCGGCATTCGCAGTTTCGGGCGGCGATCCTGGACATTGCCGCACCGTTGCAGGGCAAGCCCAAGGACGAGTTGGACGGTGAGGACGTTCGTGAATACCGCAAAACGAAAATCTTCGTCGGGATCGCGTTCGCCCTGATAGTCGGATCTGCCGTGACGGCTCTCCGGCAGGCGTGGGTGGCAGGACAGCAGAGAGACGAAGCAGAGCGGCAGCGCAACGTTGCAGTCGCTCGTCAGTTGGCTGCACAGTCCATATCCGTTGTGACGCAACTGCCGGATGAGTTGCCGCTCTCCGTCTTACTGGCACTTGAATCGACCAGGCGTGTGTCCTCGTTCGAAGGGAATCAGGCCCTGCGCGCGGGGCTTTCCCTCCTGCCTTCGGCCGGGTCCTATCCGTACGCGGGACCGGATGTGAACCGGGCGCGCACCCGCGCTCTGGTCTTAAGCGGAAACGGTGACCTTGCAGCGGTCGGTCGCGAGGATGGCATTGCCGAAGTGATGGACCTGCGTCAAGGCAAGGTCATCGCGAGCTTCAAGCCTGAGGCATCCATCGAGGCCGGCGGAGATCCATCGGCAAGCGGCGTTACATTCAAGGCGCCAGGCGTGGATGCAGAGATGACGGCGCTGGCATTCAGTCCGGACGGAACCCTCTTGGCCTCGGGCAGTTACGACAAGACCGCGCGCCTGTGGGACATGTCCAGCGGCCGTGAGTTGTTCCGGTTCATCCACGAAGATGGCGTGGTAACGGTGGCCTTCCACCCAGCCGGCACCTACGTCGCCACAGGCAGCAAAGACGGCACCGCGCGAATTGTCTCCTTGGATCAACGCCGCGAAGTGGCGAAGTTCAAACATGAGGTAGAAATGCGGGAGGTCTTGTTCAGCCCCTCCGGAACCTACTTGGCTGGGATCAGCACGGATGGGCGTATCAGCCTCTGGAACATGGCGGCGCGCCGAATATATCGGACTTGGTCGCGGGGCGAAGCAGGGTTGGGCCTGGCGTTCAGTCGGGACGGGAAGCAACTCGCGACTGCGAACGGCGATGAGGCCTTCATATGGGATGTCGAGACCGGAAAGGAACTCTTTCACTGTACGCATGAGACGGCGGCTGCTGGAGGACCAGGCTCTTGGATACAGGATGTTGCATTCAGTCCGTCCGGCGACCACATGGCCACCGCTGGGCGTGACGGCACAGCCAGGGTCTGGAGTTTGACGAATCGCCAGGAGGTGGTTCGACTGAAGCATGCCGCAAAGGTTGAGGCTGTGGCGTTCAGTCCGGACGGGACCACGATCAGTACGGCCTCGTTCGATGGGACCGCTCGCCTGTGGGAATTGCCTTCCGGGCGAGAGAGATTGCGCGCAGTCCATCCAGGCGGCGCGGAGGTCCTGTCGGTCGCTCCGGATGCGTCCAGCGTCGCGTCCGGCGGCATGGACGGCTCTGTCACGGTCTGGAACATGAGCAGCGGGGACCAGAGGGCGCGGCTGGTCCATTCCGATGAGGTACGAGCGGTCGGCTTCAGTCCGGACGGTAATCTCATTGCAACAGGGAGTAGTACATCCGTTCAGCTCTGGACCGCGGAGGGGACACCAGCGTCTTCCCCGGCGACTATGCGCAGTCGAGTCGATCGCCTGCTCTTCAGCGAAGACGGAACGCACCTTGTTGCGGAAGGGACGGGGAGCCTCGTCTTGATGGACGTGGGCAAGGGCCTCGCCGTCACAGACCTCCCGAAATTCCGCCGATCCGGCGACCAAGCCTTGCATCCCCGTTATCTCGCGGCATGGGATCGAGAGCGCCGATCGTTGAGACTCTGGGAGAAGGCCGGGGCTCGCGAACTCTCGCCCCTCAGCATTGATGGGATTGATAAACTCGTCTTCGATTCAACCGGTACCGTCCTTGCCGGCACGCAGAGGACCGACGATCACGGAAACGGCGTCGTCCAGGTCTGGGCGCTGCCAGAATGGCGTCGGGTCGGATCTCCTCTCCCGATCCAAGCAGCAAGCAAGTTTGCGCTGAGTCCTGGGGGTCGCTACCTGGCAATGGAGGTATCCGAACGGGCAGAGGGGAAGTTGCTCCACAACTCCTTCGTGGACGTATGGGAGGTCGCCACGTCGCAGCGGATCGCCCGTCTTCCGCAGGCACAGGAAATCAAGAGGATTGCCTTTCATCCCCAGGGAACCACGCTGTGCATCGTCGCGCAACCAGATGACGTGCAGGTCTGGGAGCTGCCGGAGGGAACATTGAAAACCCACCTCAAGCACGCACGAGACATTCAATCGCTCCGGTTCAGCAACGAAGACCATATCCTCGCCACCATCAGCGAAGGCCGCGTCTCGATCTGGGATGCGTCGACTGGAAGGATCCTCAGCCAATTGACGGATGCGGGGTACGTTCGAGACGTTCGGTTCAGCCCCAATGGCCGTACCCTGTTGACCGGGAGCGTAGAGGGGACTGCTGTGGTCTGGCTCTGGAAAACCGACGATCTGCAAGCAGAGGCCTGCAGGCGCCTGACCCGCAACCTGACCGAGGACGAATGGAGGCAATACCTCGGCGACGAGCCCTATCGCAAGACCTGCCCGAATTTGCCATGA